ATTGCAGTTATTTCAAAATCTGGGACAACCACAGAACCAGCCATTGCTTTTCGCTTATTGAAAAATCATATTGAAGGCAAATATGGACTCAAAGAAGCAAGAAAAAGGATAGTTGCCATTACTGATATATCTAAAGGTGCGCTTAAGCAGCTTTCAACTAATGAAGAATATAAAACATTTGAAATAGCAGACGATATTGGAGGCAGATATTCGGTATTATCGCCAGTAGGATTGTTACCAATTGCATTTGCAGGCTTTTCCATAAATGAGTTAATTGAGGGAGCAAAAGGTGCAAATATCGAATTTCATGAAAACAAAGACCATGTATCAAATCCTGTTCTTCACTATGCAGCACTACGCAATATACTGCTTCAAAAAGGCTTTAATATTGAACTAATGACCTCTTTCAATCCAAAACTTTTTTACCTGATTGAATGGTGGAAACAATTGTTTGGTGAAAGTGAAGGAAAAGATGGCAAAGGAATTTTCACGGCAGGTTCTATTTTTTCAACAGATTTACATTCGCTGGGTCAGTATATTCAAGATGGACAAAGAATACTCTTTGAAACTGTTTTAAGTGTTAGTAAAATTAATAAAGAGTTAACTGTACCTGATTCCACAGAGAATATTGACGGTTTGAATTACCTAAAAGGCAAGAGACTACACGAGATAAACCTTATTGCAGAAGAAGCGACAATACAGGCTCATTATTCAGGAAATGTTCCTGTTTTAAAAATTGAATTGCCTGAAATTACAGAAGAGGTGCTTGGTCAATTAATTTATTTCTTTGAAATGGCTTGTGGTGTTAGTGCCTATATTTTGGGCGTTAATCCATTCGATCAGCCAGGTGTTGAAGCCTATAAAAAAAATATGTTTAGGTTATTAGGGAAGCCAGGATTTTAGA
The sequence above is drawn from the Bacteroidota bacterium genome and encodes:
- a CDS encoding glucose-6-phosphate isomerase; the protein is MTQITLNSTYIKNFISDEELASLKEKVIHAHQDLCNKTGKGNEFLGWLDLPLSLNQDVISDIEVTAEYLRKQSSVLVVIGIGGSYLGARAVIEALSPSFEEAKSHRIIYAGHQISEEYHAELIEQLDNVDYSIAVISKSGTTTEPAIAFRLLKNHIEGKYGLKEARKRIVAITDISKGALKQLSTNEEYKTFEIADDIGGRYSVLSPVGLLPIAFAGFSINELIEGAKGANIEFHENKDHVSNPVLHYAALRNILLQKGFNIELMTSFNPKLFYLIEWWKQLFGESEGKDGKGIFTAGSIFSTDLHSLGQYIQDGQRILFETVLSVSKINKELTVPDSTENIDGLNYLKGKRLHEINLIAEEATIQAHYSGNVPVLKIELPEITEEVLGQLIYFFEMACGVSAYILGVNPFDQPGVEAYKKNMFRLLGKPGF